Proteins encoded by one window of Oxyura jamaicensis isolate SHBP4307 breed ruddy duck chromosome 20 unlocalized genomic scaffold, BPBGC_Ojam_1.0 oxy20_random_OJ106590, whole genome shotgun sequence:
- the LOC118158159 gene encoding intraflagellar transport protein 52 homolog has protein sequence MEKGPRNAIVFNASKGEAFTLTGSYKAWRKRLRGNWRILSLKDEITSEKLFGVKLWITAGPREKFSAAEFLVLKKFLEDGGAILVMLREGGESRSGTNINFLLEEYGIIFNNDAVVRNVYYKYHHPKEALISDGVLNRGISEAARKTALETTDEDGSGHDLQALTFVYPFGATLNVMKPAVAVLSTGSVCFPLNRPILAFYQHESQGGKMAALGSCHMFSDQYLDKEENGKIMDVLFQWLTTSDIHLNHMDMEDPEISDYTVLPDTAALSEQLRVCLQEGDENPRDFTKLFDTSLYQLDTTALPAVIKAYEQLNVKHEPLQLIQPQFETPLPVLQPAVFPPAFRELPPPPLELFDLDETFSSEKARLAEITNKCTDDDLEFYIRKCGDILGVTSKLPKEKQDAKNILEHIFFQVVEFKKLNQEHDTDTSEAGFQNGS, from the exons ATGGAGAAGGGCCCGCGGAACGCCATCGTCTTCAACGCGTCCAAGGGGGAGGCTTTCACTCTCACCGGCAGCTACAAGGCCTGGCGCAAAAGGCTGCGGGGGAACTGGAGGATCCTGAG CTTAAAAGATGAGATCACATCTGAGAAACTGTTCGGGGTAAAACTGTGGATAACGGCTGGCCCACGAGAAAAGTTCAGTGCTGCTGAG TTTTTGGTTCTGAAGAAATTCCTGGAGGATGGTGGAGCCATCCTGGTGATGCTAAGAGAAGGTGGAGAGTCCCGATCTGGCACAAATATTAACTTTTTGTTAGAAGAATATGGAATCATTTTCAATAATG atgCTGTTGTACGAAATGTTTATTACAAGTACCACCACCCAAAAGAAGCACTTATCTCTGATGGAGTTTTGAATAG GGGAATCAGTGaagctgcaagaaaaacagcacttgAGACAACAGATGAAGATGGAAGCGGACACGACTTACA AGCTCTCACTTTTGTGTATCCGTTTGGTGCCACGTTGAATGTGATGAAACCAGCGGTGGCTGTTCTGTCAACAGGATCTGTCTGCTTCCCGCTCAACAGGCCTATTCTTGCTTTCTATCAGCATGAG AGTCAAGGTGGAAAGATGGCAGCATTGGGATCTTGCCACATGTTCAGTGATCAGTATttagataaagaagaaaacGGTAAGATCATg GATGTGCTTTTCCAATGGCTCACGACATCAGATATCCATTTAAACCACATGGATATGGAGGACCCTGAG ATTTCAGACTATACTGTGCTCCCAGATACAGCTGCATTGTCTGAACAACTGCGAGTCTGTCTGCAAGAAGGAGATGAGAACCCAAGAGACTTCACAAAGCTGTTTGATACATCCCTTTATCAGCTGGATACAACTGCCCTCCCTGCAGTTATCAA agcttaTGAACAGCTGAATGTGAAGCATGAACCTCTCCAACTTATTCAACCTCAATTTGAGACTCCACTACCTGTCCTCCAGCCAGCT GTTTTTCCACCTGCTTTCAGAGAGTTGCCTCCTCCCCCTCTGGAGCTGTTTGACTTGGATGAAACCTTTTCATCTGAGAAAGCTCGTCTTGCAGAGATTACAAACAAAT GTACTGATGATGACCTGGAGTTTTATATACGAAAATGTGGCGATATCCTAGGAGTAACAAGTAAACTCCCAAAGGAGAAGCAAGATGCCAAAAATATATTGGAGcacattttcttccaagtgGTTGAGTTTAAGAAACTGAATcag GAACATGATACTGACACAAGTGAAGCTGGATTCCAGAATGGGAGCTGA
- the LOC118158163 gene encoding uncharacterized protein LOC118158163, giving the protein MLSTKRRSTSILTVKEILENGFVAAAPGLTHSSPVCSYYTDSGSVSRPSTWELLVDLESVTKGSSLCVLKQPEVLGSCVKAELQSLTQGSSDISLVCFCKTPYGHAASDLSGLPSQAGCLMDVASRNTSTPCKKEKHPKLLESLLSKSTEHLSDLPTPGKPPGPRWEISEIKAPLDASLSLDTSTEELRLLGCSKPDTPSLETSVIIPLTWPGTFRRHPALPHGSATHEAQLSDLEPVSAFAHQALCCCCPCCQGSRPETLP; this is encoded by the coding sequence ATGCTGTCCACCAAGAGGCGCAGCACCAGCATCCTGACCGTAAAGGAAATCCTGGAAAATGGGTTTGTGGCGGCAGCCCCTGGGCTTACCCACTCTTCTCCCGTCTGCAGTTACTACACGGACTCCGGTAGTGTCTCGAGACCAAGCACCTGGGAGCTTCTGGTGGACTTAGAGAGCGTGACAAAAGGCAGCTCTCTGTGCGTCCTGAAGCAGCCAgaggtgctgggcagctgcGTGAAGGCCGAGCTGCAGAGCCTGACCCAGGGCAGCTCCGACATCAGCCTCGTCTGCTTCTGCAAGACTCCCTATGGCCACGCTGCCTCTGACCTCTCTGGGCTGCCCAGCCAAGCCGGCTGCCTGATGGATGTGGCATCACGCAACACTTCCACACcatgcaagaaagaaaagcacccCAAGCTGCTGGAGAGCCTGCTTTCGAAGAGCACTGAGCACCTGAGTGACTTGCCAACCCCTGGGAAGCCTCCAGGACCCCGATGGGAgatctcagaaataaaagcccCCCTGGATGCCAGCCTGTCCCTTGACACAAGCACCGAGGAGCTGAGGTTACTGGGGTGCTCCAAGCCGGACACACCATCCCTGGAGACCTCTGTCATCATTCCTCTGACCTGGCCCGGCACCTTCAGGaggcaccctgctctgccccacggGTCTGCCACCCACGAGGCCCAGCTGAGCGATCTCGAGCCTGTCTCTGCGTTTGCGCACcaagccctgtgctgctgctgcccctgctgccagggctccAGACCTGAGACGCTGCCATGA